One genomic region from Hyalangium ruber encodes:
- a CDS encoding phosphatidylglycerol lysyltransferase domain-containing protein, protein MKHDLVRAYGSDPISYSTLQGGLSYFETSFGYVAYQRAFGFELTLGPPVCASGDRAELLQRFLRDSRRPLFFYLPRDVAMLAAGLEERRFRVSGMGVDKVMALDAPEREASAKVRGALKKAARAGFEVLEVRPSELSASERERLGAITRAYLRKSAVPVEMHFLNRPLSFDDDGLARMFVLRQGEEARVFGYAVLDPYFDGGRIQGYLLNLIRFEPTRLWGVYYSAVATLASRLRAEGVRQLSLGFCPLVDVDTEGCSPVLARQVRWLERQLAGVGYLARLREIKGEFPGLTPQRYFVTPSPLAVTTLVALLRACRVPFSEILRRSISE, encoded by the coding sequence GTGAAGCACGACCTGGTACGGGCCTACGGCTCGGATCCCATCTCGTATTCGACGCTCCAGGGGGGGCTCTCCTATTTCGAGACCTCCTTTGGCTACGTCGCCTACCAGCGTGCCTTCGGGTTCGAGCTGACCCTGGGTCCTCCCGTCTGTGCCAGCGGCGATCGGGCGGAGCTGCTCCAGCGCTTCCTCCGGGACAGCAGGCGCCCGCTCTTCTTCTACCTCCCCCGCGATGTCGCGATGCTCGCAGCCGGGCTGGAGGAGCGACGTTTTCGCGTCAGTGGCATGGGCGTGGACAAGGTGATGGCGCTCGATGCGCCGGAGCGAGAGGCCAGCGCCAAGGTGCGCGGTGCGCTCAAGAAGGCCGCCCGGGCGGGCTTCGAGGTGCTCGAGGTGCGTCCCTCGGAGCTGAGCGCTTCGGAGCGCGAGCGGCTCGGGGCCATCACCCGGGCCTATCTGCGCAAGAGCGCGGTACCCGTGGAGATGCACTTCCTCAACCGCCCGCTCTCCTTCGACGACGATGGGCTCGCGCGGATGTTCGTCCTGCGGCAGGGCGAGGAGGCCCGCGTTTTCGGCTATGCGGTGCTGGACCCGTACTTCGACGGTGGCCGCATCCAGGGTTATCTGCTGAACCTCATCCGCTTCGAGCCGACACGGCTGTGGGGGGTGTACTACTCGGCGGTCGCCACGCTCGCCTCGCGCCTGCGAGCCGAAGGCGTCCGGCAGCTCTCCCTGGGGTTCTGTCCGTTGGTGGACGTGGACACGGAGGGCTGCTCGCCCGTGCTGGCCCGCCAGGTGCGCTGGCTGGAACGCCAGCTCGCGGGGGTCGGGTACTTGGCACGGCTCCGGGAGATCAAGGGCGAGTTTCCCGGGCTGACGCCCCAGCGCTACTTCGTCACCCCCTCGCCATTGGCCGTGACGACCCTGGTCGCACTGTTGCGTGCCTGCCGTGTCCCTTTCTCGGAGATCCTCCGCCGAAGTATTTCCGAGTAG